Proteins encoded by one window of Chrysiogenes arsenatis DSM 11915:
- a CDS encoding c-type cytochrome gives MNLLRCFVFFALIVLVSSPVVASIAGDARTGQSLYTGEMPFAAGASPCIACHSLSAAGFGNARMANYAGDLSYLYHGFGTEGMQGILRNLQHLPSMAAIYRERPLSDEEIRVLGVFFAALPEATPPTSELPIALHAAVVFGVIAFVLGFWGRHRRRAGARQQLHERHEIKTRGMQ, from the coding sequence ATGAACCTACTTCGATGTTTTGTGTTTTTTGCGCTCATTGTGCTGGTGTCATCGCCAGTGGTGGCTTCAATTGCGGGGGATGCTCGTACGGGGCAATCTTTGTATACGGGTGAAATGCCTTTTGCCGCCGGTGCTTCCCCGTGTATTGCTTGTCACAGTTTGAGTGCGGCGGGTTTCGGGAATGCTCGTATGGCAAATTATGCGGGTGATTTGAGTTACCTCTACCACGGTTTTGGCACGGAGGGGATGCAAGGGATTTTGCGCAATTTGCAACACCTCCCGTCGATGGCGGCTATCTATCGCGAACGCCCCTTGAGTGATGAAGAGATTCGCGTGCTGGGGGTGTTTTTCGCGGCGCTGCCGGAAGCGACTCCGCCCACGTCTGAACTCCCCATTGCCTTACATGCGGCCGTGGTCTTTGGTGTGATCGCGTTTGTTCTTGGCTTCTGGGGACGTCACCGCCGTCGTGCTGGAGCGCGCCAGCAGCTTCACGAGCGCCATGAAATCAAAACGAGGGGGATGCAATGA